The Streptococcus sanguinis genomic sequence TGTATAGGCATAGACATCACGACCGTGGAAAGTGTAGGAATGCTCCGTATCCTTGCGGCGATTTTCCACTTCAGAAATTTCCCGAATGGCCTCAATGCCGACATGCTTCTTGATGAAAGACAGGGTGCCGTTATCAGGCGTAACGATGTACTGACCCTTTTTAGTCTTGGCTACCACACTCTTACGCTTTGAGCCCACACCCGGATCCACTACCGACACAAAGGTCGTTCCTGCTGGCCAGTAATTAACTGTCTGAAAAAGGCGATAGCTTCCCTCAAAGATATTGTAAGGGGTGATATCGTGAGTCAGATGATGAATTTTCAGAATGGGCGACTCTTCTAGTGCCACTCCGATCATGGCTGACACAGCTCCATCTACCAGACCAAAGTCCGACTGGAGTACGAGTAAATTGTTCATGTTTTCTCCTTAGTTATATTTACAATAATATTTAGACTGAAGCTGACTTGGAAAGTCTAGCTTTAAGGATTTTCCTTCCTAACAGGAATCCAAGTAAAGCGCCCAGTAAAATGCTAACTACAAACCAGAGGACTAAGCTAGGTTCTGGCTTAAGCATGACCTGCTCAATATAAGCCTGAGTCTTTCCTCTGGCAAGAAGACTAGCTTCGTACTGCTTGGGTGCCAGCCACATTAGGAAAATAGGACCCGCTGTGCTAAAGCTGAAAACCATAAAAGCCAGCAAGCTTCTAACAGTCTTTTGATAGCCGCCTGACCGAGCTATAAGATCCGCTAAAATACCACAAATCAAACCAGGTAGAAAGGCCCCAAAGCCATGTCGACTAAGCAGAAAGAAGAGACCCAGCAGACAACCTAGGCCGCTGATCAGACCGAAGGTCTTTATTTTCTCAGTATAGAAGATAAACAGAACTCCGCCAAAGAAAGCTGTAAAAGCTGGAGCGTAAAACATATTGCCTGAGCGGTCAAATAAAAGCCCAATCAAGACGCCTAAGATCATGGCTAAAAAATAAAAGAGGTAAAAGAAGCCAGCCTGCTTTAGTTTGTCTTTTCTTATAGAGTATAGCATAAGTCTTCCTTTCCCGCTAGTTAGCTTGACGGTAACTGCCAATCAAATCTTGAATGAGCTCTATATGTGTATAGTAATCAGCAATTTTCACATTCTCATCTCCGCCATGGTCTCGGCTGTTGGCATTTCCAAGTCCGAAAGCTGCCATAGGAACCTCCAAGGCTTCATAGACCGTGTGCATCGGACCAGTTCCAGCTGAAGTCGGCAGTACAGAGACGCCCTCTTGATAATAATCTTTAGCCAGCTCGATAAGATTAAGAATGGATGGTGCGCTCATGTCGCTGCGATAGCTCATCTCTCCCAAGGTATAGGTCAGTTCAACAGCCGGATAGCCATTCTTGTCCAGCTGCTGACGAATCTTGTCCAAAACATCTTGTGGCACCAGACCAGGCACCAGACGAACTTCCATCTTGGCTTGAGCATCTGAAGGCAAAATGGTTTTAACCCCTTGGCCTTGATAGCCTGATCCAAAACCTTCAATATTCAGCGAAGGTTCAAAGTAAAAGCGACGGAGGAATTCCTTCCGCCCGTCCAATAGAACTGGCAATTTTAAACCGTAGACTTGACTTAACTCTTCAGGAGTCCGCAGTGCATATTCCTCAATCAGAGCCAGCTCCCGTTCATTTGGCTCTTGAACCTGTTCATGAATGCCTTCAACTAAGATGCGGCCGTCTGGACTGCGCAAGCTGGATAAAGCATTGAGCAAATACCAAGGAGCGGAATTGATAACCCCGCCGAAGCTGGAATGGATATCTACATCTGCACTTTTGACCGTCATATCGAAGGTAACAATCCCCTTGTTACCGCCCGAGATTTCCAACTGTCCTAAATTGTTGCGGCTGCCTTGCTCCCAAACCAGCAAATCTGCTCCTCGCAGGCGTTTGCGATGCTTGGCCAGATATTTATCCAAATCTGTCGAAGCAGACTCTTCTGCCCCTTCCATCATAAAGATGATATTGACTGGCAAATCACCATGCTCTCGAATATACTTGCGAACAGCCGTCAGACGAGCGGTAATGTGCCCCTTGTCATCATCCACTCCTCGCCCATACATAACTCCGTAATGAACAGATAGTGTAAAGGGATCATTGGTCCAAGGCTGGTCATCATCTGCCGGCACTGTATCGTAGTGGTTGTAGAAAATAATGGTCTTAGCGGCAGGATTTGAAGAAAGAAACTCCGCTAAAATAAATGGAGCAGTATAGCTATCGTCAATCATGACCTTGGCACCTGCAGCTGTAAAAATCTCTCCCAAATAGTTGGCTACTTCCTGAAGGCCAACCTGCTGGGCAAAGATTGATTTTTTAGAGATCAAGGTCCGCAGCACTTCAAAATAGTGCTGGGCTACCTCGTCGTTTTCAAATTTCTTGATTTGTTCAGTCTCAGTTGAGAAAGGCATGCGTTACTCCTATTAACAGCAGATAAAGGGCTGGGGAAATAAGCTTCCCCGCCCTTATCGTATTTCTTGTATCAAAGTCTAGTCAGCCAAATTGCAGACTGGACTTGATGGGATTTCTTACTTGATATCTTTTGCATCTGGCAGGTAAGAACCGCCAAAGAATTCTTGTGATAGTTTTTCAAGCGTACCATCCTCATAGAGTTCCTTGATTCGCTTGTTGACAAATTTTTGCAGGTCTTCCTGACCGCTTGCAATAATCGGATAGACATAAGGTTGCTGGTCGCTTGGAAGCTCAATCACTTCCAGATTTTTCAAGCCTTGGTCTTTGATAATAGACTCTACAGTTATGCGCTCAAAAACCTTATAGTCCGTACGGCCGTCATTCAGATTGGCCAAGATTTGCTGAATGGTTCCGTCCGTATAATTGATTTTTGTCGGATTATCGCTATGTTCCTTGTTATAGTCCTCTAGTTGCTGAGCTGTTGAAGTCCCCTGAACAACCTCAGTAGACTTGCCGCCAATGTCATCCAGCGATTTAATGCCCTCACCTTTACGGACAACTAAAACTATTGGATTTTTCGCATATGGACTAGCATAGAGATATTTGTTAGCTCGTTCTTCAGAGTAGCTGATATTATTGGCACCGATCTGGTAGCGGTCGCTGTCCAGACCTGAGAAAATAGAAGCCCACTTGGTCTTATTGAAATTGACTTCATACTTGTCTGAGTCCTTAAAGATAGCACGAAGGACTTCGATATCGTAGCCAGTCAGTTTACCGTCTTTATCCTCGTATGAAAATGGTTTGGTCGTTCCCACTGTTCCGACTTCTACCTTTGTTTTCTCTGTTTTCTTCTCACTTGATGATGAGCAAGCCACCAAGGCACCAATAGCCAAGACACTGACGGCTGCCAGAGAGAAGTATTTCAAGGTTTTCTTCAGGTTCATATTTCGAATTCCTCCTAAAAAGTCTTTCTTTATCATATCAAATAAGGAGAAACTTGACCATTATATATTTTTTATGGAGGTGATAGCTTTTCTTTATCAGCTTTGAGGCAGTCATTATTTAAGCTTTCTGCCTGTAGTGCTGCAGGAGAAAGAGGGCACTTTCGACATAGTAAGGAACGGAAACTTTGAAAGCTTCGTCGTCAATGACCATGCTGTCGTGATGGAGGTCAGGAGCATTTTCTGCCCCATTTGAGCCGATAAAGGCAAAAACGCCTGGAAGCTTCTCCTGATAAAAGGCAAAATCTTCTCCAGCCGAGGAAGGACTGGCTGGCAGGATCTCTGCCAGATTCTGTGAGTGCTCATAGAGCAGCTCGGCCAATTCGGGGTCATTATAGGTTACTGGCGGAGTATGGTCCCAAGAAATCCTGACTTGAGCCCCAAAATTCTCCGCTGTATTCTCTACAATTCGGATAAAGTCTTCCTTGAGACGCTGCTGCAAGGTCGGATTGAAGCTGCGAATCGTTCCTTCAAAAAAGCCCGACTGCGGCAATACATTCCAGGTCGCTCCCGCTTCTATATGGGTTACAGACAAGACAGCAGCTTCAAAAGGAGACACAGTACGGGCCACTAGAGCCTGCAGATTTTGAATCATACCAGTCAAGGTCAATACTGTATCAACACCCAGATCTGGCCTAGCCGCATGGCTGCTGACTCCTTCTACCTCCACCTTGAACTTCTCAACCCCAGCCATCATGGCTCCAGCTTTAAGTGCCAACTGTCCCGCCTTGAGCTGCGGCATATTGTGAAAACCGATAATAGCTGACACATCGTCCAGCAGACCTGTCGCAAGAACCTGACTGGCTCCCTGAGAAGTTTCCTCAGCTGGCTGGAAAATCAGACGGATTGTCCCTCTCAAATCTCCTTCCATAGCCTTGAGCAGCTCCGCTGCCCCCAAAAGGCTGGTCTGATGAAAATCATGGCCGCAAGCGTGCATGACGCCTGAATTCTGACTGGCATAAGGCAGACCGGTTCGCTCCAAAATAGGCAGAGCATCAATATCAGTCCTCAGGGCAATAACCGGTTTGCCAGAGCCAACCTCGGCAACTAGGCCCGTTTTCAGATCAGATTCCAAAATCCTAATCTCCAAATCTTCCAGGTAGGCTTTTAGGAAAGCCGTCGTTTCAAATTCCTGCCCAGACAGCTCTGGATGCTGATGAAGATAATGCCGCGTTTGCATCAGTTTATCATAAAATTTTTTCATGGCCGACTCCTTTACTCGAATACACCTATCTACCATCCAGTATAGCACAAAGCTGGACGCAGAAACAAAAATAGAGAGCAAATAATCAATAATCAGCCCTCTAATTTTGCTATTATGATATATCGCCTTCGAAGGAGATGACAATGGATTCATAAGAAAAATCAAGCTCCAAGACCCACTCGCCATCTGCCTTGACAAATTTCAACTGATAATCTCGTTCTGGTTTGGAAGCAAGGCACAGTCAGCCAAATTCGTCTCCTTCATAAGTTAATACTATGACTTTTGTACTTTACCATACTTAGCTGCACTGGTAGATACAGTTTGAGACTTCTCATCACAGAAAAACCTGTAGCTCCAACTACAGGTCAAGTATCTTTAGAATCCATCTACATTCGTATAGATTTTTTGGACATCTTCGTCGTCTTCTAAAACGCTATAAAGCTTTTCAAAGGTTTCGAGGTCTTCACCGGTCAACTCTACTTCAGACTGAGGAATCATTTCAAGCTCGGTTACTTGGAATTCTTGAATGCCAGATTCACGCAGAGCCACGATAGCCTTGTGAAGGTCAGTTGGCGCTGTATAAACAGTGATGCTTCCTTCTTCTGCTTCAACATCATCAACATCCACATCCGCTTCCAGCAGCTGTTCAAAGACACTGTCAGCGTCGTCCCCCGCAAAGACAATCACGCCTTTATTATCAAATAAATAGGCTACAGAGCCGCTAGCTCCCATATTGCCGCCATTTTTACCAAAAGCAGCACGGACATTGGCTGCAGTCCGATTGACATTTGAAGTCAGAGTATCGACAATCAGCATAGAAC encodes the following:
- a CDS encoding MptD family putative ECF transporter S component, whose translation is MLYSIRKDKLKQAGFFYLFYFLAMILGVLIGLLFDRSGNMFYAPAFTAFFGGVLFIFYTEKIKTFGLISGLGCLLGLFFLLSRHGFGAFLPGLICGILADLIARSGGYQKTVRSLLAFMVFSFSTAGPIFLMWLAPKQYEASLLARGKTQAYIEQVMLKPEPSLVLWFVVSILLGALLGFLLGRKILKARLSKSASV
- a CDS encoding M20/M25/M40 family metallo-hydrolase, whose amino-acid sequence is MPFSTETEQIKKFENDEVAQHYFEVLRTLISKKSIFAQQVGLQEVANYLGEIFTAAGAKVMIDDSYTAPFILAEFLSSNPAAKTIIFYNHYDTVPADDDQPWTNDPFTLSVHYGVMYGRGVDDDKGHITARLTAVRKYIREHGDLPVNIIFMMEGAEESASTDLDKYLAKHRKRLRGADLLVWEQGSRNNLGQLEISGGNKGIVTFDMTVKSADVDIHSSFGGVINSAPWYLLNALSSLRSPDGRILVEGIHEQVQEPNERELALIEEYALRTPEELSQVYGLKLPVLLDGRKEFLRRFYFEPSLNIEGFGSGYQGQGVKTILPSDAQAKMEVRLVPGLVPQDVLDKIRQQLDKNGYPAVELTYTLGEMSYRSDMSAPSILNLIELAKDYYQEGVSVLPTSAGTGPMHTVYEALEVPMAAFGLGNANSRDHGGDENVKIADYYTHIELIQDLIGSYRQAN
- a CDS encoding amino acid ABC transporter substrate-binding protein codes for the protein MNLKKTLKYFSLAAVSVLAIGALVACSSSSEKKTEKTKVEVGTVGTTKPFSYEDKDGKLTGYDIEVLRAIFKDSDKYEVNFNKTKWASIFSGLDSDRYQIGANNISYSEERANKYLYASPYAKNPIVLVVRKGEGIKSLDDIGGKSTEVVQGTSTAQQLEDYNKEHSDNPTKINYTDGTIQQILANLNDGRTDYKVFERITVESIIKDQGLKNLEVIELPSDQQPYVYPIIASGQEDLQKFVNKRIKELYEDGTLEKLSQEFFGGSYLPDAKDIK
- a CDS encoding M20 peptidase aminoacylase family protein; the protein is MKKFYDKLMQTRHYLHQHPELSGQEFETTAFLKAYLEDLEIRILESDLKTGLVAEVGSGKPVIALRTDIDALPILERTGLPYASQNSGVMHACGHDFHQTSLLGAAELLKAMEGDLRGTIRLIFQPAEETSQGASQVLATGLLDDVSAIIGFHNMPQLKAGQLALKAGAMMAGVEKFKVEVEGVSSHAARPDLGVDTVLTLTGMIQNLQALVARTVSPFEAAVLSVTHIEAGATWNVLPQSGFFEGTIRSFNPTLQQRLKEDFIRIVENTAENFGAQVRISWDHTPPVTYNDPELAELLYEHSQNLAEILPASPSSAGEDFAFYQEKLPGVFAFIGSNGAENAPDLHHDSMVIDDEAFKVSVPYYVESALFLLQHYRQKA
- a CDS encoding YebC/PmpR family DNA-binding transcriptional regulator, whose amino-acid sequence is MGRKWANIVAKKTAKDGANSKVYAKFGVEIYVAAKKGDPDPESNTALKFVIDRAKQAQVPKHVIDKAIDKAKGNTDETFTEGRYEGFGPNGSMLIVDTLTSNVNRTAANVRAAFGKNGGNMGASGSVAYLFDNKGVIVFAGDDADSVFEQLLEADVDVDDVEAEEGSITVYTAPTDLHKAIVALRESGIQEFQVTELEMIPQSEVELTGEDLETFEKLYSVLEDDEDVQKIYTNVDGF